A genomic window from Vagococcus sp. CY52-2 includes:
- a CDS encoding ComF family protein produces the protein MKCVLCHGVLKNQVTFRELLLGSQIKNHCCDKCHSQFQPINPLLEKRCIYCRKVSRETVCEDCLYWEKNQIILEPHHALYEYNESMSEFMTSYKFQGNRTLAKAFSSDINQVFKQLTYDMVIPIPLSKKRLADRGFHQVETLLEDAYVDYESILKKRRHTRKQSGKTKEERLKTIHPFYLNQSDQDIIYQKTIILVDDVYTTGSTILQAKRYLLSKHAKKVITFSLAR, from the coding sequence ATGAAGTGTGTGTTGTGTCACGGGGTATTAAAGAACCAAGTAACATTTCGAGAACTGTTATTAGGTAGTCAGATTAAAAATCATTGTTGCGATAAATGCCATAGTCAATTTCAGCCAATTAATCCGTTGCTTGAAAAGAGATGTATCTATTGTCGGAAAGTGTCACGAGAAACTGTATGCGAAGATTGTTTATATTGGGAAAAAAACCAAATAATCTTAGAGCCACATCATGCCTTATATGAGTACAATGAGTCTATGAGTGAATTTATGACCAGTTATAAATTTCAAGGAAATCGTACACTAGCAAAAGCTTTTAGTTCTGATATTAATCAAGTGTTTAAACAGTTGACTTATGATATGGTTATCCCTATTCCTTTATCTAAAAAACGATTAGCTGATCGTGGGTTTCATCAAGTGGAAACACTGTTAGAAGATGCATATGTTGATTATGAGTCGATATTAAAAAAAAGAAGACACACGAGAAAACAATCAGGCAAAACAAAAGAAGAACGTCTTAAAACGATTCATCCATTTTACTTAAATCAATCTGACCAAGATATTATCTATCAAAAAACGATTATTTTAGTTGATGATGTTTACACAACAGGAAGTACGATATTGCAGGCAAAACGTTATCTTTTGAGTAAACATGCTAAAAAAGTCATAACGTTTTCCTTAGCAAGGTGA
- the hpf gene encoding ribosome hibernation-promoting factor, HPF/YfiA family: MFRYNVRGENIEVTQAIREYVEKKIGKLEKYFTNVPESTAHVNLKVYSDKNAKVEVTIPLPYLVLRAEETSPDLYGSIDLVVDKLERQIRKYKTKINRKSRETALDVTKEMVFSPNNSTEQHDEPDLEIVRTKRLSLKPMDSEEAVLQMNMLGHNFFIFEDAETNGTSIVYKRKDGKYGLIETN, encoded by the coding sequence ATGTTTAGATACAATGTAAGAGGCGAGAACATTGAAGTTACTCAAGCCATAAGAGAATATGTAGAGAAAAAAATTGGCAAATTAGAAAAATATTTTACAAATGTGCCGGAATCAACAGCACATGTTAATTTAAAAGTGTATTCTGATAAAAATGCTAAAGTGGAAGTAACCATTCCATTACCATACTTAGTACTTAGAGCTGAAGAAACTTCTCCAGATTTATACGGAAGCATTGACTTAGTGGTCGACAAGTTGGAGCGACAAATTAGAAAGTACAAAACAAAAATTAATCGTAAATCAAGAGAGACTGCCTTAGATGTAACCAAAGAAATGGTATTTTCTCCCAATAATTCTACAGAACAACATGACGAACCAGATTTAGAAATTGTTCGAACAAAACGTTTATCATTAAAACCTATGGATAGTGAAGAAGCAGTCTTACAAATGAACATGTTAGGTCATAACTTCTTTATTTTTGAAGATGCAGAAACAAATGGAACAAGCATTGTTTACAAACGTAAAGATGGTAAATATGGTTTAATTGAAACAAATTAA
- a CDS encoding penicillin-binding protein 2 translates to MSQRNKGNFLFSKNKRGKKTKSHVPIRLDILFFIVFILFTMLIVKLSDLQIKNQEKYKAIVSNGQKKIIEEKAPRGYIYDSKGNVLVGNKATQAILFTRSAGMNANDIRKVSQDIVKLIDIEPDKLTDRDKKDYWLSKPENLVEAQKRLTVSDKVNANGQELSNSDLYTKTVDKVKDSEIKFNQEEMKEASIFKRINGAAALEPVTIKNDNVTPEEIAKVGENTAAISGLSAGTDWERDYPEKDQIRSILGTVSTEKQGLPEDEIDEYLKKGYQRNDRVGLSYLEKSYEDTLKGKKGQAEVVTDKDQKIVSKKEVKASEKGDNLMLTINLDFQHKVEEIAKRHFESLQQAGKTQYSPGVYVVVTNPNNGEVLSMVGLSKDPETGELVDDTLGTINKAFVPGSSIKAATVMAGYENGVIKGNQTFIDEPLVFSDGTRKTSLFNQYSSIALTTQQALEVSSNVYMMKIALGMMGVEYVPGMSLPVDTSIFDKLRKTYEEFGLGTKTGIDIPQESVGVLNKNYKDKDGKYIPGIMASALDLSFGNYEAYTPIQLAQYVSTVANGGTRYAPHVVKGIYGNSENGELGKEKELIQPKVMSKIEGREEEFDIIQEGMYQVVNGSMGTGNELQGASLPIAAKTGTAETFAVDPKTNQAVSVINSTIVGYAPYNDPKVAVSVMIPQISDDNMATNRLILKEVINAYNEEYNKQ, encoded by the coding sequence ATGAGCCAAAGAAATAAAGGGAATTTTTTATTCAGTAAAAACAAACGAGGAAAAAAAACGAAATCTCATGTCCCCATCAGACTAGATATTTTGTTTTTTATTGTGTTTATATTATTCACTATGTTAATTGTGAAATTATCTGATTTACAAATTAAAAATCAAGAAAAATATAAAGCAATTGTCTCAAATGGTCAAAAGAAAATTATTGAAGAAAAAGCACCTAGAGGGTATATATATGATTCAAAAGGAAATGTTTTAGTTGGAAATAAAGCCACACAAGCAATTCTGTTTACTCGATCAGCAGGAATGAATGCAAATGACATTCGTAAAGTGAGTCAAGATATTGTCAAATTAATTGATATCGAACCAGATAAGTTAACGGATAGAGATAAAAAAGATTATTGGTTATCTAAGCCAGAAAATCTAGTTGAGGCACAAAAACGATTGACTGTTTCTGACAAAGTAAACGCAAATGGGCAAGAGTTGTCTAATAGTGATTTATATACGAAAACCGTTGATAAGGTGAAAGATAGTGAGATTAAGTTTAATCAAGAAGAAATGAAAGAAGCCTCTATTTTCAAACGAATCAATGGTGCGGCAGCCTTGGAACCTGTCACAATAAAAAATGATAATGTGACACCTGAAGAAATTGCAAAAGTTGGGGAAAATACAGCGGCTATTTCTGGACTATCTGCTGGAACAGATTGGGAGAGAGACTATCCTGAAAAAGATCAAATTCGTTCCATTCTTGGAACGGTATCAACTGAGAAACAAGGGTTACCTGAAGATGAGATTGATGAATATTTGAAAAAAGGCTATCAACGAAATGATCGTGTAGGGTTAAGTTATCTTGAAAAATCATATGAAGACACGTTAAAAGGTAAAAAAGGGCAAGCCGAAGTTGTGACTGATAAAGATCAAAAAATTGTGTCGAAAAAAGAAGTGAAAGCAAGTGAAAAAGGCGATAATTTAATGCTGACAATTAACCTTGATTTTCAACATAAGGTAGAAGAAATTGCTAAACGTCACTTTGAATCACTTCAACAGGCAGGAAAAACTCAGTATTCTCCCGGAGTATATGTGGTAGTTACTAATCCAAACAATGGTGAAGTGTTATCAATGGTAGGTCTTAGTAAAGATCCAGAAACTGGGGAATTGGTAGATGATACATTAGGAACCATCAATAAAGCTTTTGTGCCAGGTTCTTCTATCAAGGCGGCTACTGTAATGGCTGGTTATGAAAATGGGGTCATTAAAGGCAATCAAACCTTTATTGATGAACCATTAGTTTTTAGTGATGGAACGAGAAAAACGTCTCTTTTCAATCAGTATTCATCTATTGCGTTAACAACACAACAAGCACTTGAAGTCTCTTCGAATGTCTATATGATGAAAATTGCATTAGGTATGATGGGAGTTGAGTACGTTCCAGGGATGTCTTTACCTGTCGATACTAGTATTTTTGATAAATTACGAAAAACCTACGAAGAATTTGGTTTAGGAACAAAAACAGGGATCGATATTCCCCAAGAATCTGTGGGTGTGTTGAATAAAAATTATAAAGATAAAGATGGGAAGTATATTCCTGGTATTATGGCCAGTGCATTGGATTTATCTTTTGGTAACTATGAAGCATATACACCTATTCAATTGGCACAATATGTGTCAACAGTCGCTAATGGTGGAACACGATACGCGCCTCATGTAGTAAAAGGAATTTATGGTAATAGTGAGAATGGTGAATTGGGAAAAGAGAAAGAATTGATTCAACCAAAAGTAATGAGTAAAATTGAAGGTAGAGAAGAGGAATTTGATATTATTCAAGAAGGAATGTATCAAGTTGTCAATGGATCAATGGGAACTGGGAATGAACTACAAGGAGCGAGTCTTCCAATTGCAGCAAAAACAGGGACAGCTGAAACATTTGCAGTTGATCCGAAAACAAATCAAGCAGTATCCGTTATAAATAGTACGATTGTGGGTTACGCACCTTATAATGATCCAAAAGTGGCGGTTAGTGTGATGATTCCCCAAATTAGTGATGATAACATGGCAACTAATCGTTTGATATTAAAAGAAGTGATAAATGCCTATAATGAAGAGTATAATAAACAATAA
- a CDS encoding GntR family transcriptional regulator, which produces MTPKLPVYIQIHDKIKQEIEDGIWKIGDRLPSERELSEVFGVSRMTLRQAIQTLADEGILERKIGSGTYIARQKVQETMIGTTSFSDIIRSQGSQPSSKTLSYFVTAPSSSEMEKLRLTKDQKILKMERIRYSDDIPICFEVASIPHHLIEDFSKEEITRSLYNVMVSQGHGVIGKSSQTISALNASEKIAHYLELKKGDAVLRLRQVSYFDNGTPFEYVRSQYAGERFEFYLEK; this is translated from the coding sequence ATGACTCCAAAGTTACCTGTTTATATTCAGATACATGATAAGATAAAACAAGAAATAGAAGATGGTATCTGGAAGATTGGTGACAGGTTACCTTCTGAAAGGGAATTGTCTGAAGTATTTGGCGTGAGTCGTATGACACTAAGACAGGCTATTCAAACGTTAGCAGATGAGGGAATACTGGAGAGAAAAATTGGTTCCGGTACATATATTGCAAGGCAAAAAGTACAAGAGACGATGATAGGAACGACTAGTTTTTCAGATATTATTCGTTCTCAGGGAAGCCAACCTTCTAGTAAAACATTGTCTTACTTTGTGACTGCACCAAGCTCCAGTGAAATGGAAAAACTACGATTGACAAAAGATCAAAAGATTTTAAAAATGGAACGAATACGTTATTCAGATGATATACCAATTTGTTTTGAAGTAGCAAGCATTCCTCATCATTTGATTGAAGATTTTAGTAAAGAGGAAATCACACGTTCTTTATATAACGTAATGGTTAGTCAAGGACATGGAGTGATTGGAAAATCTTCTCAAACGATATCTGCGCTAAATGCGTCTGAAAAAATCGCACATTATTTAGAATTGAAAAAAGGCGATGCAGTCTTACGTTTACGACAAGTATCTTATTTTGATAATGGCACACCGTTTGAATACGTTAGAAGTCAATACGCAGGTGAGCGTTTTGAGTTTTACTTAGAAAAATAA
- the rpmG gene encoding 50S ribosomal protein L33 has product MRVNITLECTECKERNYLSNKNKRNNPERLEVKKYCPRERKVTLHRETK; this is encoded by the coding sequence ATGCGCGTAAATATTACTTTAGAATGTACAGAATGTAAAGAAAGAAATTATCTTTCAAACAAAAACAAACGTAACAATCCTGAACGTTTAGAAGTTAAAAAATATTGTCCACGTGAACGTAAAGTGACGTTACACCGTGAAACAAAATAA
- a CDS encoding thymidylate synthase produces the protein MEEAYLELGREILNKGHEKTDRTGTGTKSLFGYQMRFDLSQGFPLLTTKRIPFSLVKSELLWFLKGDTNIKYLLENNNHIWDEWAFERYVKSEDYKGPDMTDFGRRCLVDEEFNQAYQKEMTSFREKMLMDDEFAEKYGELGNIYGSQWRRWKTSTGDTIDQLQDVIDMIRHTPDSRRLIVSAWNPEDVPSMALPPCHTLFQFYVADGKLSCQLYQRSADVFLGVPFNIASYALLTHLIAHETNLEVGEFVHTLGDAHLYSNHIEQMTEQLSRQQRELPTLWLNKEKQSVFDFDMDDIKIEGYQPHPSIKAPIAV, from the coding sequence ATGGAAGAAGCATATTTAGAATTAGGCCGAGAGATATTAAATAAAGGTCATGAAAAGACTGATCGTACAGGTACTGGGACAAAAAGTCTTTTTGGTTACCAGATGCGTTTTGATTTAAGTCAAGGATTTCCTCTGTTGACAACCAAACGTATTCCATTTTCTTTAGTGAAAAGTGAATTGTTATGGTTCCTTAAAGGTGATACAAACATTAAATATTTGTTAGAAAATAACAACCATATTTGGGATGAATGGGCTTTTGAGAGATATGTCAAAAGTGAAGACTACAAAGGACCTGACATGACCGACTTTGGTCGTCGATGTTTAGTAGATGAAGAATTCAATCAAGCGTATCAAAAAGAGATGACTTCTTTTAGAGAAAAAATGTTAATGGATGATGAATTTGCTGAAAAATATGGCGAATTAGGAAATATTTATGGTTCTCAGTGGCGTCGTTGGAAAACGTCAACAGGAGACACCATCGACCAATTACAAGATGTGATTGATATGATTCGACACACTCCAGACTCTAGACGGTTAATCGTGTCAGCATGGAATCCAGAAGATGTGCCATCGATGGCTTTACCACCATGTCACACGTTATTTCAATTTTATGTAGCAGATGGAAAATTAAGTTGCCAATTGTATCAACGTAGTGCAGACGTCTTTTTAGGTGTTCCGTTTAATATTGCAAGTTATGCTTTATTAACACATTTAATTGCACATGAAACGAATCTTGAAGTGGGAGAGTTTGTTCATACATTAGGGGATGCTCATCTGTACAGTAATCATATCGAGCAAATGACAGAACAACTTTCAAGACAACAACGAGAGTTACCAACACTTTGGTTAAATAAAGAAAAACAATCAGTGTTTGATTTTGATATGGATGACATCAAGATTGAAGGATACCAGCCACATCCGAGTATTAAGGCACCAATTGCGGTGTAG
- a CDS encoding ABC-F family ATP-binding cassette domain-containing protein, whose product MKLLRADNLDKNYGTKQLLDNVSFLIKEKDRIGLIGINGTGKSTLIKILSGKDHAEKGSIDYPNDYKIGYLSQDTIFSEDISVLDAVFDDDTPVMKAIRSYEKALVDLAQDGENPAVQKAYEKAEEAMNKEDAWLAETSAKTILNKLGILFLDKKVSELSGGQQKRLGLAQVLIQSPDLLLLDEPTNHLDYETIQWLEDYLNHYQGSLIVITHDRYFLDRVTNRIFELANGTLHEYTGNYQAYLVQRAEREEQEKKSLHKNKQLFKQELAWMRAGVKARGTKQQARINRFNDLKDKVSGSSDKGNLEFSVGTKRLGKKVIEIEHANFKIANQVILKDFELLVQANERLGITGENGSGKSTLLNLIAGNLTLDSGVIELGETVNIGYYTQTNDTLDESKRIISYLQEIAEEVKQQDGTVISVTEMLERFLFPRNVHGTLISKLSGGEKRRLYLLSILIQQPNVLLLDEPTNDLDVETLTILEDYLSDFPGAVIAVSHDRYFLDKTMDKLLIFKGQGDMTTFYGSMSDYVEQTGEQESVEKTTKSTTTKKVDKVVSNDGEKKKLTYKEKIEWDTIEEEIAQLEENIESLNEQMLDNSSDAIKLQDLQATLTTTEQTLEDKLERWEYLSEFAD is encoded by the coding sequence ATGAAGCTTTTACGAGCAGATAATTTAGATAAAAATTATGGAACAAAGCAATTATTAGATAATGTTTCTTTTTTAATAAAAGAAAAAGATCGTATTGGGTTAATCGGAATTAATGGAACAGGTAAATCAACGTTGATTAAGATTTTATCAGGAAAAGATCATGCAGAAAAGGGATCGATTGATTACCCAAATGATTATAAAATTGGTTATCTTTCGCAAGATACCATCTTTTCTGAAGATATTTCAGTATTAGATGCTGTCTTTGATGATGATACACCTGTTATGAAAGCTATTCGTTCGTATGAGAAAGCATTGGTTGATTTGGCACAAGATGGAGAAAATCCAGCAGTACAAAAAGCTTACGAAAAAGCTGAAGAAGCAATGAATAAAGAAGATGCTTGGTTAGCTGAGACAAGTGCTAAAACCATTTTAAATAAATTAGGCATTTTATTTTTAGATAAAAAAGTATCAGAGCTATCTGGAGGCCAACAAAAAAGACTAGGATTGGCACAAGTCTTAATCCAATCACCTGATTTACTTCTTTTAGATGAACCAACCAACCATTTAGATTATGAAACCATTCAATGGCTAGAAGATTATCTGAATCATTATCAAGGGTCACTCATCGTGATAACGCATGATCGCTACTTTTTAGATCGTGTGACGAATCGAATATTTGAATTAGCTAACGGAACATTACACGAATACACAGGAAATTATCAAGCTTATTTAGTGCAACGAGCAGAACGTGAAGAACAAGAAAAGAAAAGCTTACACAAAAATAAACAGCTATTTAAGCAAGAACTTGCTTGGATGCGAGCTGGTGTAAAAGCTCGTGGCACGAAACAACAAGCTAGAATTAATCGCTTTAATGATTTGAAAGATAAAGTAAGTGGTTCAAGTGATAAGGGAAACTTAGAATTTTCAGTTGGTACAAAACGATTAGGTAAAAAAGTCATTGAAATAGAACATGCTAATTTTAAAATAGCTAATCAAGTTATTTTAAAAGACTTTGAGTTGTTAGTCCAAGCTAATGAACGATTAGGCATTACAGGAGAAAATGGTTCTGGAAAATCAACCTTGCTAAATCTTATTGCTGGGAATTTAACGTTGGATAGTGGTGTGATTGAGTTAGGAGAAACAGTCAATATCGGGTATTATACCCAAACGAATGATACATTAGATGAAAGCAAACGCATTATTTCTTATTTACAAGAAATTGCTGAAGAAGTAAAACAACAAGATGGTACAGTGATTAGTGTCACAGAGATGTTAGAGCGATTTTTATTTCCAAGAAATGTGCACGGGACATTGATTAGTAAATTGTCAGGTGGCGAGAAACGCCGTCTGTACTTACTTAGCATTTTAATCCAACAACCAAATGTGTTACTATTAGATGAGCCAACGAATGATCTAGATGTCGAAACATTAACTATTTTGGAAGATTATCTGTCTGATTTTCCGGGTGCAGTTATTGCTGTTAGTCATGATCGTTATTTTTTAGATAAAACAATGGACAAGTTACTCATTTTTAAAGGACAAGGTGACATGACAACTTTTTATGGCTCAATGAGTGATTATGTTGAGCAGACAGGTGAGCAAGAGTCAGTTGAGAAAACTACTAAATCAACTACAACTAAAAAAGTTGATAAAGTAGTCTCTAATGATGGTGAGAAAAAGAAATTGACTTATAAAGAAAAAATTGAATGGGATACAATTGAAGAAGAAATTGCCCAATTAGAAGAGAATATTGAGTCATTGAACGAACAAATGTTAGACAATAGTAGTGATGCTATAAAATTACAAGATTTGCAAGCGACACTAACAACTACCGAACAAACTCTTGAAGACAAACTTGAGAGATGGGAATATCTTAGTGAATTTGCTGATTAA
- a CDS encoding DEAD/DEAH box helicase, whose protein sequence is MYKTLQGRQLLKQEIPHPLRKYLKKDNSIKKVKAMTYSKKDITCRRCGHVNNQDSCQINGGFYCDYCLNMGRVTSEDVLYRIPKSPRKTSQKTHCFWQGELTKQQACISQEILDSYRRTRHHFVHAVTGAGKTEMLFPLIEQVLTDGKVIGIATPRIDVCLELYPRMKEAFQDTTINLLYGHSSQTYNGASFIICTTHQLMRFYRYFDVLVIDEADAFPYVHSDELQYVAKQSLEKKGCFVFLTATSNPRLEHYSNTEKSMLAKRFHGQDLPVPKTIYCRNLAINLRKGKLPKKMRMEIEASDQSYILFFPDIALMSMVYPVVKKTWQKKKVAMVHASSDTREQVVKQMREGKIDLLLSTTILERGVTFKNISVMVVCADHRVFNRASLVQIAGRVGRSVNYPTGHVIFLHEGKNQAMVSAIKEIKQMNKEAKR, encoded by the coding sequence TTGTATAAAACATTGCAGGGACGTCAGTTGTTAAAACAAGAAATACCTCATCCATTAAGAAAATACTTAAAAAAGGATAACAGCATAAAAAAAGTTAAAGCGATGACGTATAGTAAAAAAGATATTACCTGTCGTCGTTGTGGACATGTCAATAATCAAGATTCTTGTCAGATAAATGGTGGCTTTTATTGTGATTATTGTCTTAATATGGGAAGGGTGACAAGTGAAGATGTTTTATATCGTATCCCAAAAAGCCCTCGAAAAACGTCACAAAAAACACATTGTTTTTGGCAAGGAGAACTAACTAAACAGCAAGCATGCATCTCTCAAGAAATATTAGATTCTTACCGTCGTACACGACATCATTTTGTTCATGCAGTGACAGGGGCTGGTAAAACAGAGATGCTATTTCCTTTAATAGAACAAGTGTTGACAGATGGAAAAGTTATTGGAATAGCCACTCCACGCATTGATGTGTGTTTAGAATTGTATCCCAGAATGAAAGAGGCATTTCAAGATACGACAATCAATTTGTTATATGGCCATTCTTCTCAAACATATAATGGCGCATCTTTCATTATTTGTACGACACATCAACTTATGCGTTTTTATCGTTATTTTGATGTATTGGTTATAGATGAAGCCGATGCGTTTCCTTATGTTCATTCTGATGAATTACAGTATGTAGCAAAACAGTCATTAGAAAAAAAGGGATGTTTTGTTTTTCTAACTGCTACGAGTAATCCAAGACTAGAACATTATTCTAATACGGAAAAAAGTATGCTAGCTAAACGGTTTCATGGACAAGACTTACCTGTTCCTAAAACAATCTATTGTCGGAATTTAGCCATAAATTTACGAAAAGGAAAATTGCCTAAAAAAATGAGGATGGAAATAGAAGCAAGTGATCAATCTTATATTCTTTTCTTTCCGGATATTGCTTTAATGTCTATGGTTTATCCTGTTGTTAAGAAAACATGGCAGAAAAAAAAGGTCGCAATGGTACATGCATCATCTGATACTAGGGAACAAGTGGTGAAACAAATGAGAGAAGGGAAGATTGATCTGTTACTAAGTACAACGATTTTAGAACGAGGGGTTACATTTAAAAATATTTCCGTCATGGTAGTATGTGCGGATCACCGAGTATTTAATCGTGCGAGTTTAGTTCAAATTGCAGGACGAGTGGGCCGAAGTGTGAATTATCCGACCGGACACGTCATCTTTTTGCATGAAGGAAAAAATCAGGCCATGGTATCAGCTATAAAAGAAATAAAACAAATGAATAAAGAGGCTAAGAGATGA
- a CDS encoding dihydrofolate reductase: MIAAIWAQDENGLIGKDDKLPWYLPDDLQFFKQMTENNTIVMGRKTFEGMGKNLLPNRQTIVLTSDQSYDGNGAIVMHSVDDVLKYAEEFDGITFITGGGEIYKTFLPYTDVLYRTLIQSTFEGDTYFPYIDWGEWNIVSTSEGTVNDDNPYPHDFETYQRHQS, from the coding sequence ATGATAGCAGCAATATGGGCTCAAGATGAAAATGGTTTAATTGGGAAAGATGATAAATTACCGTGGTATTTACCAGATGACTTACAATTTTTCAAACAAATGACGGAAAATAATACGATTGTGATGGGAAGGAAAACGTTTGAAGGAATGGGTAAAAATCTATTGCCTAATCGTCAAACCATTGTGTTAACATCAGACCAATCTTATGATGGGAATGGTGCGATTGTCATGCATTCGGTAGATGATGTATTGAAATATGCCGAAGAATTTGATGGGATTACTTTTATCACTGGTGGTGGTGAGATTTATAAAACATTCTTGCCTTACACTGATGTATTATATCGTACGTTGATTCAATCAACATTTGAAGGAGATACTTATTTTCCTTATATTGATTGGGGAGAGTGGAATATTGTTAGTACCAGCGAAGGCACTGTTAACGATGATAATCCATACCCACATGATTTTGAGACATACCAACGCCATCAATCGTAA
- a CDS encoding YigZ family protein produces the protein MLLNYYTIKQDGDYEIVIKKSSFICHLRRIETEDEAKEIIQQIKKKHWKANHNCVAYVLGDKQEIQRSSDDGEPSGTAGVPMLEVLKVKKLRNVLAVVTRYFGGTKLGAGGLIRAYSSSVSEAIEHIGLVEGKLQQEMIVTVDYSIHGKLEHFLTNHPEYTLSDTEFSDTVTLHIMVDEVSVTTFEESITNLLNAQFSLKKGALDYCEVPINKS, from the coding sequence ATGCTATTAAATTACTATACCATAAAACAAGATGGCGATTATGAAATCGTCATAAAAAAATCGTCTTTTATCTGCCACTTAAGGCGAATAGAAACAGAAGATGAAGCAAAAGAAATCATTCAACAAATCAAAAAAAAACATTGGAAAGCTAATCATAATTGTGTCGCTTACGTTCTTGGAGATAAACAAGAAATCCAACGTTCAAGCGATGACGGTGAACCAAGTGGAACAGCAGGTGTCCCGATGCTTGAAGTGTTAAAGGTAAAAAAACTACGAAATGTTTTAGCTGTTGTGACAAGATACTTTGGTGGTACAAAACTTGGTGCTGGTGGCTTGATTCGTGCTTATAGTTCATCTGTTTCTGAAGCCATTGAGCACATCGGGTTAGTCGAAGGAAAATTGCAACAAGAGATGATTGTGACAGTGGACTATTCCATCCATGGTAAGTTAGAACATTTTCTAACTAATCACCCCGAATACACCCTTAGCGACACTGAATTTAGCGATACAGTTACCTTACACATTATGGTAGATGAAGTCAGTGTGACAACTTTTGAAGAAAGTATTACAAACCTACTGAATGCTCAATTTTCATTAAAAAAAGGGGCGTTAGACTACTGTGAGGTTCCAATAAATAAATCCTAG
- a CDS encoding alpha/beta fold hydrolase has translation MKKKFVIESLDGNTDLNGIIWYNSTKKPKAILQVVHGMAEYVERYDPLARYLSAHDILVIGHDHLGHGESVDMDNPLHGFFCEGDSASIVVEDTFQITQYAKSRYPDTPLFILGHSMGSFVVRNYLKKYSHLVKGAILMGSTNRRKEISFGVKMAKGLNIVSPKTKNPAMDKLLFGSFNQKFKPAHSPFSWLSKNPDNVESYEQDEQCGFIFTNNGFYTLLSLMDDATKKHWFITIQRDLPVLIISGEKDPVGNYGKGPRKLALELSDNYFKDVTLRLYNDLRHEILNEKESLDVTLDIYDWIRHRL, from the coding sequence ATGAAGAAAAAATTTGTTATTGAATCTTTAGATGGTAATACAGATTTAAATGGTATTATCTGGTATAATTCCACTAAAAAACCAAAAGCAATCTTACAAGTCGTACACGGTATGGCAGAGTACGTCGAACGATATGACCCATTAGCGCGCTATTTATCTGCTCATGACATCCTAGTCATTGGACACGATCACCTAGGTCATGGTGAATCAGTGGATATGGATAATCCTCTACATGGTTTTTTCTGTGAAGGTGATAGTGCCTCTATTGTAGTGGAGGATACTTTTCAAATTACCCAATATGCAAAAAGTCGTTATCCGGATACTCCTTTGTTTATTTTAGGTCATAGTATGGGATCTTTTGTGGTGAGAAACTATTTAAAGAAATACTCACATCTTGTTAAAGGCGCTATTTTAATGGGATCAACTAACCGACGCAAAGAGATAAGTTTTGGGGTTAAAATGGCGAAAGGATTGAATATAGTCTCTCCTAAGACAAAAAATCCTGCCATGGATAAATTATTGTTTGGTTCATTTAATCAAAAGTTTAAACCAGCTCATTCTCCTTTTAGTTGGCTCTCTAAAAACCCTGATAACGTCGAATCTTACGAACAAGATGAACAGTGTGGGTTTATTTTTACAAATAATGGATTCTATACACTTCTTTCTCTTATGGATGACGCCACAAAAAAACATTGGTTTATCACCATCCAACGTGATTTGCCAGTGTTAATTATTAGCGGCGAAAAAGATCCTGTTGGAAACTATGGAAAAGGCCCTAGAAAATTAGCTCTAGAATTGAGTGACAATTACTTTAAGGATGTCACGCTTCGCTTATATAATGATTTAAGACATGAAATATTAAATGAAAAAGAATCGTTAGATGTCACATTAGATATTTATGATTGGATACGTCACCGACTATAG